The following nucleotide sequence is from Verrucomicrobiota bacterium.
CTCTGAGCTGGCCAGGTGAAGGCCGACCATGATCTTGCCCCACAGGCTCCCTGGCGCCGCCGTGAAAATGTCCTTAATGATCGGCCCCAAAACCATCAGCCCGATAAAGCCCCACACAATGGAAGGAATCGCCGCGAGCAATTCGATCACGATCTTCAGCGTCTCCTTTACTTTGCCTTTGGCGAACTCCGAAACATAGACCGCCGCACCGAGTCCCACCGGAACCGCGATGATCAACGCGATAAACGTGGTTGTGAACGTGCCGACCAGCAACGCCCAGGCGCCAAAGCTCGGCGGATTGCCCGGCGCCGGGTTGGGAATCCAGCGCGGGCTGGTGAAGAAGTGGGCCCAATCGAGCTTCGGCACCATGGGCGCCGCCTCTTTGAAGATGAACAGGAAAATCGCGGCGATGCCGATAATGCTGCTCCAGCCGCACAACCGGATCAGAATCTCGATCGGTTTTTCGAGCGCGTCGAAGAATCGGAATCTTTTCCTCGCGCTGCCTGTTTGAGGTTCAGTCATGGGAATGGCTCCCTCTCCCAGAGGGAGAGGGCCGGGGTGAGGGGGAACGGGACGTTCTCATAACGGTGAACGAACGAATCACTAAGCCGTGGCGCCAAGTTCGCCGGCGTCCAGGCCCGGGCGGTTACTTCAACGGCACGAAGCCTTCTTTCTCGACGATCTTCTGGCCTTCAGGCGAAAGAATCCAATCGAGGTAAGCCTTGACCTCACCTGTAGGTTCGCCGGCCGTGTACAGGTAGAGTTTCCGCGCGATCGGATATTGGCCGCTGCGCGCCGATTCCAGGCTTGGCTCAATGGCCGGCTCGCCCTTCTTGTTCGAGACCTTCAGCCAGTTCACGCTCGGTGTCTTGTAACCCATGCCGCTGTAGCCAAGGCCCAGCGGGGTCTTTGCGATGTTCTCCACGACTTCGGCCGAGCCGTTCATCTCGCTGATGCCGCCGCGGAATTCGCGCTGCTTGCCATCTTTCTTGCCGCAGACGTGCTGGCGGAAGTAGTCGTAGGTGCCCGAATTATTTTGCCGGCCGAAGAGCACGAACTTTCCATTCCTCGCGGGATTGATTTGGTCCCACGTGGTGATCGCCCCGTCTTCAGCCCAAATCTCGCGCAACTCATCAACGGAGATCTCCTGCATCGGATTGGATGGGTGCGAATAAACGGCCAGGGCATCGAAGGCGACGACGAACTCCTTCACTTCCTTGCCCGAGACCGCTTTCACCTTCTCAGCCTCCTCTTTCTTAATGTCCCGCGAGGCATTGCAGATGTCGGTGGTGTTGTTCTGCAGGGCCGCGATACCGGTGCCGCTCCCGCCGCCGCTGGCGTTCACGAACACGTTCGGCTTGACCTTGCGGTAGGCCTCGGCCCAGGCGGTGGCCAGTTGCACCATCGTGTCCGAGCCTTTGACGCGGATTTCAACCGGCTTCTGGCTCCTCACGGTTGGCTGGCCGCCGCCAGCTCCAGGAGCGGTCGATTCTTTTGGGCCGCAGCCCGTCAGGGCCGCGACGACGGTGAGCAGGGAGAGCTTCCACACCGCCCCTGAACGGGTAAGGGTCTGTGCAAAAATAACTTCCGGTTTTGGTGGGAGCGCCGCCTGGCCGGATGCAAGGCGCGAGGAGGGAGCATCCCCGTCTTGGGGCTGTGACCGACGAGCAACGCCGCAGCCGGCCAGGCGCCGCCCCGCCCCGGAGGGCTGGGGCGATTTCGCTTTCTGGCTTCGTTTCTCCTCAGAGCGTGTCCGAAAATTCCGCGGGGTCCTGTTTTCGCGCCAAAGGCCGGATGGCGAGGCGC
It contains:
- a CDS encoding phosphate ABC transporter substrate-binding protein, giving the protein ASPSGLWRENRTPRNFRTRSEEKRSQKAKSPQPSGAGRRLAGCGVARRSQPQDGDAPSSRLASGQAALPPKPEVIFAQTLTRSGAVWKLSLLTVVAALTGCGPKESTAPGAGGGQPTVRSQKPVEIRVKGSDTMVQLATAWAEAYRKVKPNVFVNASGGGSGTGIAALQNNTTDICNASRDIKKEEAEKVKAVSGKEVKEFVVAFDALAVYSHPSNPMQEISVDELREIWAEDGAITTWDQINPARNGKFVLFGRQNNSGTYDYFRQHVCGKKDGKQREFRGGISEMNGSAEVVENIAKTPLGLGYSGMGYKTPSVNWLKVSNKKGEPAIEPSLESARSGQYPIARKLYLYTAGEPTGEVKAYLDWILSPEGQKIVEKEGFVPLK
- the pstC gene encoding phosphate ABC transporter permease subunit PstC, which codes for MTEPQTGSARKRFRFFDALEKPIEILIRLCGWSSIIGIAAIFLFIFKEAAPMVPKLDWAHFFTSPRWIPNPAPGNPPSFGAWALLVGTFTTTFIALIIAVPVGLGAAVYVSEFAKGKVKETLKIVIELLAAIPSIVWGFIGLMVLGPIIKDIFTAAPGSLWGKIMVGLHLASSETGASQGTNLLTGGVILALMSVPLVVSLSEDALRAVPDSFREAALALGANTWETVRRVLFPAARNGLLAACMLGMGRAIGETMAVLLATGHNNRIPQALTDPVRTMTATIAAEMGETVHGSEHYRVLFILGIVLFIATCGINVASDLIVKGVKKANKG